A region from the uncultured Macellibacteroides sp. genome encodes:
- a CDS encoding helix-turn-helix domain-containing protein: MEQFQIIQPSLLLAPYVKQYWFLKTDIASQPQQRIIPHGSICLIFHKGSNLYSLSKHELQPMAFISGQSTGYSDLLQTGTVDMISVTFQPHGAKAFFSMPMTEIQEATISISEINDPDLNELQDRLINLHDNALCTRLIESFLIKRLCVTKVYNQQRMSDVIQSINNGQMDIEKLANTSCLSYKQFKRIFAEYIGANPKDFLRIIRFQKALYTLQIRPQTNLTQLAFECGYYDQPHLIKEFKSFSGFTPGEYIAVCAPYSDYFS, translated from the coding sequence ATGGAACAGTTTCAAATTATACAGCCATCGCTGTTGCTTGCCCCCTATGTAAAGCAATATTGGTTTCTGAAAACAGATATTGCCTCTCAGCCGCAGCAACGTATTATTCCTCACGGAAGTATTTGTCTCATTTTCCATAAAGGAAGCAACTTGTATTCTTTGTCAAAACATGAATTGCAGCCCATGGCATTTATCAGCGGACAATCCACTGGATATTCTGACCTGCTGCAAACTGGAACAGTTGATATGATTTCTGTTACTTTTCAACCTCACGGAGCCAAAGCATTTTTCTCGATGCCGATGACCGAAATACAAGAGGCAACCATCTCTATCAGTGAAATAAATGATCCTGACTTAAATGAATTACAAGACCGACTTATCAATTTGCACGACAATGCGTTGTGTACACGATTGATTGAATCTTTTTTGATAAAGCGATTATGTGTAACCAAGGTCTATAATCAGCAACGGATGTCCGACGTAATACAATCAATTAACAACGGACAAATGGATATTGAAAAACTTGCCAATACCAGTTGTTTAAGTTACAAACAGTTTAAACGGATATTTGCCGAATATATAGGTGCAAATCCAAAAGATTTCCTGCGGATTATCCGGTTTCAGAAAGCACTCTATACACTCCAGATCCGTCCGCAAACAAATCTTACCCAGCTTGCATTTGAATGCGGGTACTATGACCAGCCGCATCTGATCAAAGAATTCAAATCTTTTTCCGGTTTTACGCCAGGAGAATACATCGCTGTTTGCGCCCCCTATTCCGACTATTTTTCATAA
- a CDS encoding VOC family protein, which produces MKNLVAFFEIPATDFGRAIQFYETILGLKLSPMEWETEKMAFFPEESGQYPGAISSASGFNPSKDGVLVSLSVNNMEQTLLAIEQNAGKIVIPKTKIEATCRGYFAVFIDSEGNKVGLYSDK; this is translated from the coding sequence ATGAAAAACTTAGTAGCTTTTTTTGAAATCCCTGCCACGGATTTTGGCAGGGCAATCCAATTTTATGAAACAATATTAGGACTAAAGCTGTCTCCAATGGAATGGGAAACTGAGAAAATGGCATTCTTTCCTGAAGAATCCGGACAATATCCCGGGGCCATATCTTCTGCATCCGGCTTCAATCCATCCAAAGACGGAGTATTGGTCAGTCTATCGGTCAACAATATGGAACAGACCTTACTAGCCATTGAACAAAATGCAGGAAAGATAGTTATTCCCAAAACAAAGATTGAAGCAACCTGTAGGGGATACTTTGCTGTGTTTATAGACAGCGAAGGAAATAAAGTTGGCTTATATTCAGACAAGTAA
- a CDS encoding (deoxy)nucleoside triphosphate pyrophosphohydrolase, whose product MNTGKKCVEVVAAIIQWEDKYLCVQRGQTRFAYTSFKFEFPGGKVECNESLQSALRREIMEELGYPIVIGERLLIVDYSYPDFDITMHCFLCFASNKDFVMNEHIEARWLSPREMLELDWAEADKPVLDFLVRQSPAD is encoded by the coding sequence ATGAATACAGGGAAAAAGTGCGTAGAGGTGGTGGCTGCTATTATTCAGTGGGAGGATAAATACCTTTGTGTGCAGCGCGGACAGACAAGGTTTGCGTATACTTCGTTTAAGTTTGAGTTTCCGGGTGGCAAGGTTGAGTGTAATGAGTCTTTGCAGAGTGCGCTTCGAAGAGAGATTATGGAGGAGTTGGGTTACCCGATAGTGATAGGTGAAAGGTTGCTGATTGTTGATTACTCGTATCCGGATTTTGATATTACCATGCATTGCTTTCTTTGTTTTGCCTCGAATAAAGATTTTGTAATGAACGAGCACATTGAAGCTCGCTGGCTCTCTCCCCGTGAAATGCTTGAATTGGATTGGGCTGAAGCAGATAAGCCTGTGCTGGATTTCCTTGTTAGGCAAAGTCCGGCGGACTAA
- a CDS encoding PepSY-like domain-containing protein, with protein sequence MKLLNYFYYALACVAFMSILTACEKENQLEEEIPVIIKSDFTARYPLAQIKTFKNYSDGQSQLDFIDNEQNEASIWYVNETWKMTHTRISNFEHLPLKAQSTFKNSEYGNAQIIDIYKTEREGIDKALYTLHFQYQWKKTANVEHYVFINDDGLYLTTFTWTPNDPRWFVTLPKDHFDFIAKKYSGAEIRGYINNSGEHEYIILHEDTIKYVFFGGEVANDRMFWKETRYELSKDAIVPDNVSKVLKQNNPDFTYTNIYYIESDQGNAYLFIDKNHDQELGYYIGENSKP encoded by the coding sequence ATGAAACTATTAAACTATTTTTACTACGCCTTGGCATGCGTGGCGTTTATGAGTATTCTAACAGCTTGCGAAAAAGAGAATCAACTGGAAGAAGAAATTCCTGTTATCATTAAAAGCGATTTTACAGCGAGATATCCCTTAGCACAGATCAAAACATTCAAGAACTATTCAGATGGACAAAGTCAATTAGATTTTATTGATAACGAACAAAATGAAGCATCCATCTGGTATGTAAATGAAACATGGAAAATGACACATACCAGAATAAGCAATTTCGAACATCTCCCGCTTAAAGCACAAAGTACTTTTAAAAACTCCGAATACGGGAATGCACAAATCATAGATATATACAAAACCGAACGAGAGGGTATAGATAAAGCACTCTACACGTTACACTTTCAGTATCAGTGGAAAAAGACAGCCAATGTTGAGCATTATGTTTTCATTAACGACGACGGACTATATTTAACCACTTTTACCTGGACACCCAACGACCCTCGCTGGTTTGTTACCCTTCCAAAAGATCACTTCGACTTTATCGCAAAAAAATATAGCGGAGCAGAAATAAGAGGATATATAAACAACTCAGGCGAACACGAATACATCATCCTTCATGAAGATACCATCAAATATGTTTTCTTTGGAGGAGAAGTTGCAAACGATAGAATGTTTTGGAAAGAAACAAGGTACGAATTAAGTAAAGACGCTATTGTACCGGACAATGTGTCCAAAGTCTTGAAGCAAAACAACCCCGATTTCACCTATACAAACATCTATTACATAGAATCAGATCAAGGGAATGCGTATCTATTCATAGATAAAAATCACGATCAGGAGCTCGGCTACTATATTGGCGAAAATAGTAAACCCTAA
- a CDS encoding RNA polymerase sigma-70 factor, translating to MNVVTNQIPYSFNTLYAKYYKKALLFTKSFVHDELIAEDIVSDSLIKCWENLKEIKDPDHVDALLLTILKNKSLDHLKHEAIRNETISQLMDQEKRELEIRICSLHACDPNEVFSNEIKQIIARTLAELPEKTRQVFVMSRFQNKTNKEIASQLDTTIKGVEYHITKALKCLRVNLKDYLPILHIFLS from the coding sequence ATGAACGTTGTAACAAATCAGATCCCCTATAGTTTTAATACTTTATATGCAAAATATTATAAAAAAGCTCTTCTATTTACAAAATCGTTTGTACACGATGAGCTGATCGCAGAAGATATTGTTTCCGATTCCCTTATCAAATGCTGGGAAAATCTGAAAGAAATTAAGGATCCGGATCATGTGGATGCACTGTTGCTAACAATCCTCAAGAACAAGTCCCTTGATCATTTAAAACACGAAGCGATCCGGAACGAGACGATAAGTCAGTTGATGGATCAGGAAAAACGTGAATTGGAAATCCGGATTTGTTCGCTTCATGCATGCGATCCCAATGAAGTCTTTTCGAACGAAATCAAACAAATAATCGCGCGAACCCTAGCCGAATTACCAGAAAAAACGCGTCAGGTATTCGTCATGAGCCGTTTCCAGAATAAAACAAACAAAGAAATAGCCAGCCAATTGGATACGACAATAAAAGGGGTTGAATACCATATTACAAAAGCTTTGAAATGTTTGCGAGTCAACTTGAAAGATTACCTTCCTATTCTGCATATCTTCCTTTCCTAA
- a CDS encoding FecR family protein, with the protein MDKKTLYKYITGDATVEEKKEVVDWIDADKENLKEYQSLRKLYTLTIWQEDTDIILSNENSISTSVTKKFVLKKIIEIAAIFIIAFPIAYLCFFMQYDAQKKKAGLQTIYVPAGQRALITLSDSTKVWLNAKTKLTFPSYFEANNRTVTLDGEGYFCVTHNKRRPFIVKTRRYDIQVLGTEFNVQAYKDKDAFETALLKGSVQIESKKCGKHILLKPNNKMNLENGQVRITPITQYNTYRWKEGLLCFDNNTISEIFEKLELYFDVTIIVQNNQLLNSRYSGKFRIDDGVEQVLKTLQLRTEFQYKKPDDKDNVIIIK; encoded by the coding sequence ATGGATAAAAAAACACTGTACAAATATATTACGGGCGACGCTACCGTCGAAGAAAAAAAAGAGGTGGTCGATTGGATAGATGCTGACAAAGAAAACCTGAAAGAATACCAGTCTCTCCGCAAGCTATATACTCTCACTATTTGGCAAGAAGATACAGATATCATTTTATCCAACGAAAATTCCATTTCCACCTCCGTCACCAAAAAGTTCGTTCTTAAGAAAATCATAGAAATCGCAGCCATCTTTATCATCGCTTTTCCTATAGCTTACCTTTGCTTCTTCATGCAATACGATGCGCAAAAGAAAAAAGCCGGTCTGCAAACTATCTATGTTCCTGCTGGACAACGAGCTTTAATCACCTTATCCGATAGTACCAAAGTATGGCTGAATGCGAAAACAAAGCTCACTTTTCCAAGTTATTTCGAAGCAAACAACCGTACTGTCACATTGGATGGAGAAGGCTATTTTTGCGTAACCCATAACAAAAGAAGACCTTTTATTGTAAAAACAAGACGCTACGATATACAAGTGCTTGGTACGGAATTCAATGTCCAAGCCTATAAGGATAAGGATGCTTTCGAAACTGCTTTATTAAAAGGGTCCGTACAAATTGAATCCAAAAAATGTGGAAAGCACATCCTGCTAAAACCAAATAACAAAATGAATTTGGAGAATGGACAAGTAAGAATAACTCCTATCACACAATACAACACCTACAGATGGAAAGAGGGGCTTCTTTGCTTCGACAATAATACAATCAGTGAAATATTTGAAAAGTTGGAGCTTTATTTTGACGTTACCATAATCGTACAAAACAATCAACTATTGAATTCTCGTTATTCGGGGAAATTCCGTATCGACGATGGTGTAGAACAAGTATTGAAAACACTTCAATTACGTACGGAATTCCAATATAAAAAACCGGACGACAAGGATAACGTAATTATAATCAAGTAA